The Engystomops pustulosus chromosome 2, aEngPut4.maternal, whole genome shotgun sequence genomic interval ccgttttccgtcgcatgcaagccaccACTgaagcgacacaatctgatcatgtgcgccGAAAACCCGGGTCAGTGAGGAAATAAGAAATAATAAGACAGAGGAACATGAGATACTAAGTCAGGTCTCTACATTATTACCTACAGTACAATAAGTCATAGAATCGGAAATGGAGACACTTACAGGGGATTTGcttggagtcttctcctggaaaaAAAGAACAAATTAGCAGGTGTAAATATGAATATtaatagacaatggggcaaatttacttacccggtcctgtcacgatccctgatccggagggtccgatgaagatgaagtccggcacgattcgcgtagcttgtgcgcccgatttcctgcatgtgtcgcttccccgctcaggtccgccggagttcaccttcttcttcccgatgcatgtgagtgcattgtcttgcgacacaatttgaattttaaatcctgcgcaaagttcaaatctgtcgggttgtccgacggccacgccccctgatttgcgtTGTATGAAAGTTggcacaattgcgccaaaatctgatcgtgcgcaccaaaaacccctgttaaatgcgatcCAGGAACCCTTAGTACCCCATCACAgcatcacattgggggtcatttactaaggggccgattcgcgttttcccgacgtgttacccgaatatttctgatttgcgccgattttccctgaattgccccgggattttggcgcacgcgatcggattttggcgcatcggcgccggcatgcacgcgatggaaatcggggggcgtggccgaacgaaaaccttgatttacttacccggtccgttctctgcgctggattcgggtccggccgggattcactaaggtagttcctccgccgtccaccaggtggcgctgctgcgctgaagttccccggaggcgcgctggaatgccctgaaattcaccggcctatacctggtgaaggtaagtgtaattttcgcgacacattttttgttttaaatgcggtggtttttccaaatccgtcgggttatcgttcggccacgccccacgatttctgtcgcgtgcatgccagagccgatgcgccacaatccgatcgcgtgcgccaaaatcccggggcaattcaggggaaatcggcccaaatcggaaatattcgggtaacacgtcgggaaaacgcgaatcgggcccttagtaaatgacccccattatcttctcAGCAGAGGTCAGGTCTCGCAATGTTCTGTATGATTATCAATAGATTAGAGAGATACCAATTGGTGACTGAATTTCATACTTTTTGGGTTCTGTGCTAAACAGAGAAATTCTGAATTCTATTTGTCTTGGAAATATGTTTTACCCCATAACCATTTCACATTTTGGAATTTAAGTTTTTTACTCCACATAAGTCATAacttttttaccatttaccgaggTGTATGAGGTGTCAATATGATCACCTACATCTGGTACGTacatccctgtccccatgggactcacaatctaatcaacctacctgtatgttttggagtgtgtgtgggaggaaaccggaggacccggaggaaactcacgcaaacacagaaagaacatacaagctctgtgcagatgttgatcctggaacttgaacccaggatcccagtgctgcaaggctgtaatgctaaccactgagccaccgtactgCCCTACACATGTGACCACTGACTACTGGAATAGACTCGGCAGGGTTGTGGTTGATATCTGAAAAAAAATCCCCCCAACCCCCGCCCAAAAAACAAATACTGGATCAAAACAAGTCATCGGACCTTCCACCTTTTCCACCAACTCCAACAGAAGGTTGTGCTCCTTCTCGAGCTCCCACCATTCTCAATATGCTGTCAGGTGGGTGGGACTTGGCTGAAGCCAGCAACTtggcaccacccacctgacagtagagagttCCCAATTAGCATACCTGAAGACACCGATGGCTGGGAACGGTGGGAGCAAATTCTCAACTCCAATCCGCAATCCATGGAGCTCCACCTATTAGAGGAGGCCAAGAGGGGGTGGAGCCtcctttttaaaattaaagaaaaactttCTTTTAAGACTTACAGATGAAGGATTCATATTTGGGAGAATAAGACCTTTTTCCGCGTTGTTATATTTCTTTGGTGAATTCAtctttttactataaaaacaaaCAGTAAAGACAAAGACAAATGACTACATTGTGAATCGGCTGCTagaaagttttttaaaatttgaaagaaGTGAGGCTTCATCATATCAGGAAAATTGGTGTCATTATGACAGAACCTTAATCATTttgctgcttaaaggaaacctaccatgtgatgtgatgcattatgaagcaaacataccttgagactgctgtagctacactgatgcaggaacatatcttgtttaatccctgagctgagtggttttgctgataaaacagatataacaattatgataatgaggctctgtcactgctctggcacttctcctctcacattaagctgctccagaggatgatgtaatccctgtgttgtccctgacaggcagaagtaatcatcagctgcaccatcccccagctgctgtgtatgagtcatccagctcaggttgattagtcctgcctggactGGTCAGAAAGCACTGTGTGATGTGTTTATCAATAACAGGCTGAAGCAatccaactttcccaaggtcctgaatgttataatagtattttttaggaaaaccactcagctcagggattaaacaagatatgtttctgcatcagtgcagctacagcattctcaaggtatgtctgcttcataatgcatcacatcaaatggtagatttcctttaagagaaatGGAGACAAAAAATGAAGCATAAAAACCCACCAGAACTTACATTCCGAATACACAATACATTTATCCTTTATTTTAGTCAAGATGCCTTTTTTTGACCAGGAACTTCCCAAAATTGTACCAATACAAAACTGTCTCCATCCGTAAAATAAATATTTGTGCCCATATGCTCCATAATACACCCAGCACACAATTTAATGCATGGGGGTCACTTACTTTTTGGAGAAGTGCCAGTACATCACCACTATGACCACTATGAAGAAGGCTATGGATGGAATTATGGTCCCGAGGATGAGGGGGCTGAGAATTTCCTCATGACGGAGATCTAAATAATAAAGACACTTATTTATTATCTCCAAAACAGAATGGGAAAGGAAGCAGACGGAAAGGAAGCAGACGGAAAGGAAGCAGACAGAAAGGAAGGAGACAGAAAGGAAGCAGACAGAAAGGAAGCAGACGGAAAGGAAGCAGACGGAAAGGAAGCAGACGGAAAGGAAGCAGACGGAAAGGAAGGAGACGGAAAGGAAGCAGACGGAAAGGAAGCAGACGGAAAGGAAGCAGACGGAAAGGAAGGAGACGGAAAGGAAGCAGACAGAAAGGAAGCAGACGGAAAGGAAGCAGACGGAAAGGAAGCAGACGGAAAGGAAGCAGACGAAAAAGGAAGCAGACGGAAAGGAAGCAGACGGAAAGGAAGCAGACGGAAAGGAAGCAGACAGAAAGGAAGGAGACGGAAAGGAAGGAGACGGAAAGGAAGGAGACGGAAAGGAAGGAGACGGAAAGGAAGCAGACGGAAAGGAAGGAGACGGAAAGGAAGCAGACGGAAAGGAAGGAGACGGAAAGGAAGCAGACGGAAAGGAAGGAGACGGAAAGGAAGCAGACGGAAAGGAAGCAGACGGAAAGGAAGCAGACGGAAAGGAAGCAGACAGAAAGGAAGCAGACAgaaaggaagcagacagcgccgctctctgtgtagtggctgcacaagtaactgcagctcagctcccattcCAATGAGAGAAAGATCTGATCTGCAgttacctggtctgaccactacacagagaatggagctgtctaccCTATTCCCCGTTTATCAGCTGATCTGGATAGGTTttccttttcagtttttttttttgttcttgcttAACTACAATTTCTCATTTACAAATTCATTACTTTAAACCTTTATGTATCAATTAGAGACGTGTTGAATTGTGTCGGGTTGACGATTTATGTGACGCAAAACCACCGGGCCCATAGATCAGTGCGCAATGGACCCTCATATCAGCCACCGGACTGGGAGATATCTAACTACCCAGAAAGTTCCCATATGTTGATGAGATTcttgtgttttctaaaaaaaattgtgccgaaatccgatcgcgtgcgccaaaatccccgcgGAATTCGGCCCAAAATCGGAAAAatatgggaaacccgacggaaaaaacttgattcggacccttagtaaatgacccccatcttgtttaatccctgagctgagtggttttgctgaaaaaacaatgatacaattatgataatgaggctctgttgctcctgtggcgtTTACCCTAATTATGCGCTGCTCCAGAGaaagatgtaatcactgtgttgtccctgacaggcagaactaaacaatcgctgcaccatcccccagctgctgtgtatgagtcatccagctcaggttgattagtcctgtctggacagttcaggaagctccatgtaatgtgttagccagtaagcacccagctttcccaaggtcctgaatgttataatagttttttttttcagcaaaaccactcagctcagggattaaacaagatatgtttctgcatcagtgtagcttcagcattctcaaggtatgtttgcttcatacggcatcacatcaaatggtaggtttcctttaaaaccatgTCAGTGTGTTCGGGTTTAAAATATATGAATATGAtgttagattccctttaacagtgGCACCAACAGCGCACCCAAAATAACAGCAGTGTCCTGGGCTGGGAACTTGCCGGCAGTGAACCTCTACAATGTACGGTACCAGAAAATCGGAAGGAACTTACACATATGCTACCTACTGTATAACAACTCACAACCTTGGATTTTAGATGCAACAATATAGTAGTGCATAATATTTGCTGAATCTGATACCAAAGGTTCTGAACCCAAATCCTAcgtaagacacaatggggcagatttacttacccggtccattcgcgatccagcggcgcgttctcagcggtggattcgggtccggccgggatttattaaggtagttcctccgacgtccaccaggtggcgctgctgcgctgaagttccccggaatgcactcaagttcaccggcctattcctagtgaaggtaagtgcaagctccgcgacattttttgttttttaaatgcggcggtttttccgaatccatcaagtTTTTGTTcggacacgccccccgatttccgtcgcgtgcatgccagcgccgatgcgccacaatccgatcgcgtgtgccaaaatcccggggcaatacagggaaaatcggcgcaaatcggaaatattcgggtaacacgtcgggaaaaatgcaaatcgggcccttagtaaatgacccccaaaattcTGCATAATCAGCCTTCAGTAACTCACAGCATTTAGATTACTGCTCTAAGTTTTACAGTGACTTGCAACATTTGAAACGTAACGGGACTTGATGTGGTTCCAGCAGGTGAGTTGCTGCAAAAAACACAGGTAATAAACGTAGAATAAAATACAAGTTATACCAAGCTGCCACTTACCTCCTTCTTGTGCTTTGGAAATACCTACAACATAGGAGAGAAAAACTGTCATTATAAGTGACCAAGGataatatacccacatatacactgtattgtattgtaagtATTGGtacacctcctgaccctgtaccatgtatcatccataacatgtgatattattacactgcagacatccctgcccctcctgaccctgtaccatgtatcatccataacatgtgatattattacactgcagacatcccggccccctcctggccctgtaccatgtatcatccataacatgtgatattattacactgcagacatcctggcccctcctgaccctgtaccatgtatcatccataacatgtgatattattacactgcacacatccctgcccctcctgaccctgtaccatgtatcatccataacatgtgatattattacactgcagacatcccggcccctcctgaccctgtaccatgtatcatccataacatgtgatattattacactgcagacatcctgacccctcctgaccctgtaccatgtatcatccataacatgtgatattattacactgcagacatcccggcccctcctgaccatgtaccatgtatcctccataacatgtgatattattacactgcagacatcctgacccctcctgaccctgtaccatgtatcctccataacatgttatattattacactgcagacatcccggcccctcctgaccctgtaccatgaatcatccataacatgtgatattattacactgcagacatcccggcccctcctgaccctgtaccatgtatcatccataacatgtgatattattacactgcagacatccggacccctcctgaccctgtaccatgtatcctccataacatgttatattattacactgcagacatcccggcccctcctgaccctgtaccatgtatcatccataacatgtgatattattacactgcagacatcccggcccctcctgaccctgtaccatgtatcatccataacatgtgatattattacactgcagacatcccggcccctcctaaccctgtaccatgtatcatccataacatgtgatattattacactgcagacatccctgcccctcctgaccctgtaccatgtatcctccataacatgtgatattattacactgcagacatcccggcccctcctgaccctgtgccatgtatcttccataacatatgatattattacactacaaacATCCCGGccccctcctggccctgtaccatgtatcatccataacatgtgatattattacactgcagacatcccggcccctcctgaccctgtaccatgtatcatccataacatgtgatattattacactgcagacatcccggcccctcctaaccctgtaccatgtatcatccataacatgtgatattattacactgcagacatcccggcccctcctgacccagtaccatgtatcatccataacatgtgatattattacactgcagacatcccggcccctcctgaccctgtaccatgtatcatccataacatgggatattattacactgcagacattccggcccctcctgaccctgtaccatgtatcatccataacatgtgatattattacactgcagacatccctgcccctcctgaccctgtaccatgtatcctccataacatgtgatattattacactacagacatcccggccccctcCTGGccatgtaccatgtatcatccataacatgtgatattataacactgcagacatccaggcccctcctgaccctgtaccatgtatcctccataacatgtgatattattacactgcagacatccctgcccctcctgaccctgtaccatgtatcatccataacatgtgatattattacactgcataaatcccgccccctcctgaccctgtaccatgtatcatccataacatgtggtaATATTACACTGCATACATCCCGCCCCTTCCTGACCATGTATCAAGACTTAATGTATCTGCTTCATTACTACACTAGTTTCTTTCTATTGTATCCAGTCCTAGTTTCCATACCTTTAGTACTTTGGTTGTAGGATATATGACACGTTAAATTCTTGTCTTTGGGGAATGTGGACCACACATGGCGCCGGGTGCTGGTGACGGTGATGACGTCTCCTGTAATCTTCACATTATCTTCTATACTTATGGGACGTCCTTCATCAGTCCAGGTTATTGTAGGTTTCTGTTCTCCAGATGCTTCACACTCTATGGTAAATACTTCATCCTTCTCTTCAGAAACCCAAAAATAAAACCAAACATTGATAAAATGTATAGTTGTGTTTTGTTTCGTCCACCATGTGGCCAAATGACTGTAACCCTTCGGCAGCAAGTTATCCATTTGAACGCGAAAGGGGCAACGCTATCAGTCATAACAAGAGAGGTCGGTCATTCCTGGAATATTACcactttacaacatcacaagtcCCTCAAGAAGACAAAGACAAATCCACGAGAGGACAGGCTAATGTGGAGAATCTCTATGGGTAATCATATCATAACTGTAGCATGTAATTTCAGCACTGTACAGGGTAAAGTGTGTAAAATTCAGTGAAAGgtagtggaggaagtgtcatggtttggggaatgttttttgCAGCAAGCGTTGGACCTCTTAAACAGCTACATggaagagtgaatgcaagtgtaaaTTGCAACCTTCTTCCACAACCTGcggttccttccttgcattcatcacacaatcagccagcaattttcatgcagaacTATGCTCCCTGTCACTCAGTGCCGTGCCGTGCCGTGCTTATTAATTTGGCCGGCGCTGTCAATAAGAACAGCGTGGCTGCAGTACCGCGCCGCTGTAAGTTCGGGGCGGCCACATCGTGGAGATccggcagcgattgcgcaatatatTCTGATGCTGCTGACTTCTCTTACAGGTCCCTGCTGAAAGGGGCGGGGTGGGGTGTGTCGGCCAGACCATACAGAggaccccctcattaataaagtAGACTGCTAACGCAGGTGATACGAGGTCAGATCTTTTAGGAACAACTTTCCCAacatgaattaaaataaatttagtaTAAATAGAAAGGGGTTGGGGAGATGAATATAGGGGGGCATGTTTGGtggggtctttttgggggtgacaggtcctctttaattatcATCATCATGTTTTTTTGCAACGTTTTTATGTTGATACATTTTGTGAAACCCTGTTCTAGTGACATGGTGACCCCTTAAAAAATATCAATCACATAttcatcaatggagattacataattttctgaaaaaatcatGTAATGATGATACATTGTTCTCTGATATGGATCTCCAGTGTAGATGAATCTCAGGAGCAGTGAGAGCGCTGAGAGGAGGCTGTCCCCTGGTACAGAAGAGGGGGGCattgagagtgctgagaggagactgtcccctggtacagaagaggggggggggagcattgcgagtgctgagaggagactgtcccctggTACAGAAGAGGGGGGGCATTGAGAGCGCTGAGAGGAGGCTGTCCCCTGGTACAGAAGAGGGGGGGGCattgagagtgctgagaggagactgtcccctggtacagaaggcgggggggggggagcagtgagagtgctgagaggagactgtcccctggTACAGAAGGGGGGAGGGGCGGTgccagtgctgagaggagactgtcccctggtacagaaggggggggggggcagtgagagtgctgagaggagactgtcgcCTGGTACAGAAGGGGGGAGGGGCGGTgccagtgctgagaggagactgtcccctggtacagaagggggggggggcagtgagagtgctgagaggagactgtcgcCTGGTACAGAAGGCGGGGGgcagtgagagtgctgagaggagactgtcgcCTGgtacagaaggggggggggagcattgaGAGTGCTAATTGGAGACTGTCCCCTGgtacagaagggggggggggcattgagagtgctgagaggagactgtcccctggtacagaaggcaggggggggggcagtgagagtgctgagaggagactgtcccctggTACAGAAGGGAAGGGGGAGCATTTCCTGCCATCACAGACAGAGAGACTTCCTGTAAACAAAGAAGATGCTGAAACTAATGTAACATATACTTGCTAGTAAGCAAtgatttccaaaaaaaattctaaattcaatTATTAATGAAGTATAAATTATCCAGAGAAAAAATCACTGCTGAATAAGGCGTCTCTGTAGTTACATAGTCAGCTGGGTGCAGTGTGTCACCTCTTCTCAAGAGTTGGAGTATCACTGCATCATGTGACTGGGGTGCTGGAACTTTAGAGCTCCTGCCCTCCCAGACACCACAGCTGCCAAATGGCATATGAGCATAAAGACCATTACAGGCACCACTGGGCTGGACCACCCTGCTGTGACTGAGGGGCTGGATCTCTTCTGTACATCAGAATTATTCTATTATATAGGTCAATACTGTTTTATTTCTTGAGATATGGGAAGAGATTCCAATCCCACGATAGGTTCCCTATATTTCAGTATAGAATCATGGGAGTTTTTCTGCCCGCTACGTTATAGTCACATGTCTGACCTCGCTCTTCCCATTGGTGGATTGAGTTTTTCTACTGTTTTTGTGCTATAATTATGAAGAAGTCACCGAGTGACTGAAACACATGAGGACTCATCACTTTCCCATCAGTATTATACAAGCGCTGCCATCTGGGAGGATTTCGGAGTATCGGGAATCCAGATTCCTAGGTTTGGATTTCTTCTAGGATGTTGAATTCAGTACAATTTCTACTGGATAAAAGGTAAATACAGAAGATGTAAAAATTCCCCCATTGGGTCTGGCGCCTCTCACCTGAGACACTTCTTTTGCTCCTGGCTTTCTCTTGTAGCTGGAAGCTGCACATCGGGGATAAGGGATCATTGAGCCATCGGACTTTCTGAATGAAGACTCCATCTAATTCCAATTGTTGTGTTTTTATCTCCGGAGGGTCTACGATGATCCTGAGGTCTGATGGACTCTTACAGACGACTTCTCTGACTCCAACTAAATGATAGAATAAAACAAGATGAATTACAATACAATCCCGCTCCTGCATAACACATCACCTGcaaggcactatgtacaatctgcacagctccttctgctctataacatgctgcctgcaagacactggggctcatttactaggggtcccgtGGCTGCATTTTTGTCGAGTTTTCCAACTTCTTGgggatctgattttggcgcatcggcttccatgcgacagaaattgggggcgggtGGTCGGACGatacgacggattcggactaaacgtgggatttaacatttaaatttgggccacaagccaagcacttacatgcaccaggaagaagaaggagaactccggtggacctgagcagggaagcgacatatgcaggatattgtGCGCAAAATGTGCATTCCTAtagacattccagatcggggatcgcgcaggacaagGTAAGTAAAAGGCTGATAAATTACCCTACATAATACCAGTGTTACGGGTGGGGTGATACGGGAgtctgatgtatgtgataagtatcagtgatgtatgtgataagtatcagtgatgtatgtgataagtatcagtggtgtgtgtgataagtatcagtggtgtgtgtgataagtatcagtgatgtatgtgataagtatcagtgatgtatgtgataagtatcagtgatgtatgtgataagtatcagtgatgtatgtgataagtatcagtgatgtatgtgataagtatcagtgatggatgtgataagtatcagtgatggatgtgataagAATCAGTGATGTATGAGgtaagtatcagtgatggatgtgataagtatcagtgatgtatgtgataagtatcagtgatgtatgtgataagtatcagtgatggatgtgataagtatcagtgatgtatgtgataagtatcagtgatgtatgtgataagtatcagtgatgtatgtgataagtatcagtgatgtatgtgataagtatcagtgatggatgtgataagtatcagtgatggatgtgataagAATCAGTGATGTATGAGgtaagtatcagtgatggatgtgataagtatcagtgatgtatgtgataagtatcagtgatgtatgtgataagtatcagtgatggatgtgataagtatcagtgatgtatgtgataagtatcagtgatgtatgtgataagtatcagtgatgtgtgtgataagtatcagtgatgtatgtgataagtatcagtgatggatgtgataagtatcagtgatggatgtgataagtatcagtgatgtgtgtgataagtatcagtgatggatgtgataagtatcagtgatgtgtgtgataagt includes:
- the LOC140116807 gene encoding uncharacterized protein, giving the protein MQQQQRRLGHMSALTVTILATAISCVTPGSDPPVNCTVTRAGGRADLTCRISSLLDVVLVTWKKRTGDSYQTLVTRSRRFGVKISKSYENRISAPQTKDLGKSTIALSELENEDDACFMVIFNIYPDGALKGDVCLPKPLGVREVVCKSPSDLRIIVDPPEIKTQQLELDGVFIQKVRWLNDPLSPMCSFQLQEKARSKRSVSEKDEVFTIECEASGEQKPTITWTDEGRPISIEDNVKITGDVITVTSTRRHVWSTFPKDKNLTCHISYNQSTKGISKAQEGDLRHEEILSPLILGTIIPSIAFFIVVIVVMYWHFSKNKKMNSPKKYNNAEKGLILPNMNPSSEKTPSKSPIITGSPGTEPRQRSSPENKETKTANRRLFK